TTGGGTATCTTCAAACCAAGAGTTGCCACCATCAATGATAATATCGCCTTCCTGTAGCAAAGGTTTTAGCTGCTGAATCACCGCATCCACGGGTTTACCAGCTTGTACCATTACTAGAATCTTGCGGGGACGTTCCAATGCTGCAACGAATTCTTCTAAAGTAAAGGCTGCTTTAACGTTCCGCCCTGGCGCACGCTGGGCCATGAAAGCATCGGTTTTTTCGCGGGAGCGGTTGTATACTGCAATTGGAAAACCATTACGTTCTACATTAAGAGCGATATTCTCGCCCATAACGGCTAATCCAATCACACCAAAACTTTGTAGTGTCATAACTAGTTTGGCTAACTCTTGCAGATTCTTTCATCTTTTAGGGTAATCCGAGAGTTTCTCTTATCCCCTAAAGAAGACATTAAGAGTTACTGTCATTAGTAAAAGCTCAGAACTAACATCACATATAACAAGTTTTAAATTGTATCTAAGTCAACAATTGTGCTGCAAAATTTGCAAAATTGGAATATCTAGTTGAGGGATGAGGCACAGGGATTAGGAATTAGGGATTAAATTCAGCATAATTTTTCCTTAAATTCAGATTAATTTTTCTAGTACCTAGTACCTAATACTCAATACTCAATCCCAATGAAAAATAGTTAAGGAGTAACCAAAAATGCTGGCATACGTCCTAGCTTTGGTGGTCGGTCTTGGTAGTTTATTACTCTACGTATCAGCTTTCTTTTTCCCCGAAATCCATCGCAAGAATGATTTTATTTGGAGTGGCATTGGGCTGTTTTACGCTTTAGTTTTATGGGTGTTTGCGCCACATATTGGAGGAGGATTATTACTAGGTCATGTGGCGAGTGTGGCTCTTTTAATTTGGTTTGGTTGGCAAACTTTATCACTGCGGCGACAAGTCACTCCGCTATTACAACAAACTCCAGTACCTAGTTCGGAAGCCGTGAAAACTTCTCTTCAAGAACAGGTGACAAAGTTATCTCTTTCAGAACGTTTTGGCAAGTTGCAACAAGGGTTGAGTAGCACTTTGGGCGGTGTGAAAGATAAAGTACAACCACCTGTCAGTAAAAATGTACCAGTAGAGAAACCTGCTGTTGAGATTATTGACAAAACTACACCCATCCCAGAACCTGCTGCTGAAGAAGTACCTGCGACTACAGATGCTGCACCTGTAACTGAAGTTGTTCCAGAAGTAATTCCACCCCATCCCCCATCCCCGGAATTGGTGGAAGCCGCGCAAGTACATCCTGAAGCGGAAAACAAAGAACCCATCCCCGTAGAAGAAATTGCGCCTGATGCGGTGCTTGCTCCCCCCGCTGAAGCACCACCGGAACAAATACCGCCAAATAGTTAAGTTAGTTAAATTTTGTAAAACCCAGCTTGAATTAATATCATGTTGGGTTTTGCTGTGATCAAAGTTGTTAGTGGCGATCGCACAATTTAGACTAACTACTAGATAAACAATGCTGGGGAAACATGAAAAAATTCTCCTAATGCTTTTGCTTGAGCTTTACTAATTGCTCTGTTGCCATTTACCACTTCTGAAATTACGCCTTTAGAACCAATAATTCCTACTAAATCAGATTGTTTAATTCCTCGTGCTTCCATCAAGTGCTTAAGCATTGCATGAGGCGATGATGGTTCAATAGGATATTTTTTGTTTTCAAACTCTTCAATGAGGGTCACTAAAAGCTGTAGTATGGCGGTTTGTTCTGGTGTACGATTTTTATACGCCATTAATTTTTCAACAGTTTCTAGAGTGCGATCGTATTCTTCTTCTGTTGTAATAATTTTTGGTTGAAGCTCTACCAAAAGTTGGCTATAAGTGGTTGTATTAAAAGAAGTGACCATATACCTTATCGCCCGATCAGCGGCGGCCTGTAATAAAAGTTTTACTTCCGTTAACGGCGAAGACCCGTCTCATAACTTACCCTAATCACCAAAAGTAAGTATGACTTTTAGCCACTGCCAAATAGTGCAACCTTAAGATTAATTTTATCTAAAACATATCAAAAGAAAGGGTCATTTTTCCATTTTTCCTTATCATAATCAGCATGAGTTAAAAAATATTTATAATAAACAGTTTGAATTTCATAATCAATGCTAACAATTAGGCGATAAGTATTACCTTTGATGTTGAAGATTGTAAAACTACCTACTACATCTGCTGTGGGGTAAAATTGTCGAACTTCGTTGAAGTTTTGCCATGATGCAGATTTCACAACTTGATACCAAGAGTTAACTGACTCTACTGAATCTGGATATTTACCAGCATCAGCACGTAAATTACGAATGCTGATTAGGTGCATTTTTGATCTTTGATATCAAAACTAAATATTTTTTTATTTTGTCGAACTTCTATATGTTCTCAAAACGAGAACCCGTTGTCAAGTTCATTTTTTTCGCTTCCTGCCATCTTCTATAATTGATAAAACCTGCACATATATTCTTAGGCATGAAGCTGTGACGGAAACTGGAAGTTACAAAGACACTGTAAATCTACCTAAAACTAATTTTGAGATGCGGGCTAACGCCATCAAGCGTGAACCTGAAATTCAAAAGTTTTGGGCGGAAAATCAAATTTTTGAACGCCTGTCGCAAGAAAATCCAGGCGAATTATTTATACTGCACGATGGCCCTCCCTACGCAAATGGCTCTCTGCATATTGGTCATGCCTTAAATAAAATTCTCAAAGATATTATTAATCGCTACCAGTTGTTACAAGGGCGTAAGGTTCGTTATGTGCCTGGTTGGGACTGCCACGGCTTACCAATTGAACTGAAAGTTTTGCAAAATCTCAAGTCGGCAGAACGGCAAAGTTTAACGCCTTTGCAATTGCGGCAGAAAGCTAAGGAATTCGCTTTAGCAACGGTAGATGACCAACGCCAAAATTTCAAACGCTACGGTATTTGGGGTGACTGGGATAACCCATATTTGACGCTGAAGCCTGAATACGAGGCAGCACAGATTGGTGTATTCGGTCAGATGGTGTTAAAAGGATACATATATCGTGGGTTGAAGCCGGTTCACTGGAGTCCTAGTTCTAAAACTGCGTTGGCTGAGGCGGAGTTGGAATATCCTGAAGGTCATACTTCGCGGAGTATCTATGCTGCGTTCCCTGTCACTGGTTTGTCGGAGGCGGCAAAATCAGTGTTAGGTGAGTATCTGCCTGATTTGGGTGTGGCTGTCTGGACGACTACACCTTGGACAATTCCGGGTAACTTGGCTGTGGCGGTGAATGGGGATTTGAATTACGCGGTTGTGGAAGTCTCACGCAAAGACGCAGAGGCGCAAAGTAATTTTAAATACCTTATTGTGGCGGCGGATTTGGTGGAACGGTTGGCGGCTACTATCTCGGCGCAGTTGACGGTGAAGGCTAATTTTAAGGGTAAAGAGTTAGAACATACTACTTACCGTCATCCTTTATATGACCGCGAAAGTCCGGTTGTAGTTGGTGGTGATTATATCACTACTGAGTCGGGTACTGGGTTGGTACATACTGCCCCTGGTCACGGTCAAGAAGACTACATTGTAGGTCAGCGTTATGGTTTGCCTATCCTTGCACCAGTGGATGATAACGGCAACTTTACCGAAGAAGCGGGACAGTTTGCTGGGTTGAATGTGTTGGGTGATGGGAATCAAGCGGTTATTGATGCGCTGACGGCGGCGGGTTCGCTGTTGAAGGAAGAACCTTACGCACACAAGTATCCTTATGACTGGCGGACGAAGAAACCAACGATTTTCCGGGCGACGGAACAGTGGTTTGCTTCGGTGCAAGGATTTAGGGATGAAGCATTAAAGGCGATCGCATCGGTAAAATGGATTCCAGCCCAAGGTGAAAATCGCATCACTCCGATGGTAGCGGAACGTTCTGACTGGTGTATTTCTCGTCAGCGTGCTTGGGGTGTGCCAATTCCGGTTTTCTACGATGAAGCTACAGGCGAACCACTGCTAAATGAGGAAACTATCAACCACGTTCAAGCTATCATCGCCGAGAAAGGTTCGGATGCTTGGTGGGAATTATCGGTAGAAGAATTATTGCCAGAGTCTTATCGCAATAACGGCAAGTCTTACCGCAGAGGTACAGACACAATGGATGTATGGTTTGATTCTGGTTCATCTTGGGCGGCTGTCGTCAAGCAACGTCCAGAGTTACGCTACCCCGCCGATATATATTTAGAAGGTTCCGACCAACATCGCGGTTGGTTCCAGTCAAGTTTGCTCACCAGTGTAGCGGTAAATGACATTGCGCCCTACAAAACTGTGTTAACTCACGGCTTTGCTTTGGATGAGCAAGGGCGTAAGATGAGCAAGTCTGAAGGAAATGTGGTTGACCCCAATGCAATCATTGAAGGCGGGAAAAATCAAAAATCAGACCCAGCTTATGGTGCAGATGTATTGAGATTGTGGGTATCATCGGTAGACTATTCCGGTGATGTCCGCATTGGGAAAAATA
This window of the Nostoc sp. HK-01 genome carries:
- a CDS encoding putative transcription regulator with HTH domain protein; translation: MVTSFNTTTYSQLLVELQPKIITTEEEYDRTLETVEKLMAYKNRTPEQTAILQLLVTLIEEFENKKYPIEPSSPHAMLKHLMEARGIKQSDLVGIIGSKGVISEVVNGNRAISKAQAKALGEFFHVSPALFI
- the ileS gene encoding isoleucyl-tRNA synthetase, translating into MTETGSYKDTVNLPKTNFEMRANAIKREPEIQKFWAENQIFERLSQENPGELFILHDGPPYANGSLHIGHALNKILKDIINRYQLLQGRKVRYVPGWDCHGLPIELKVLQNLKSAERQSLTPLQLRQKAKEFALATVDDQRQNFKRYGIWGDWDNPYLTLKPEYEAAQIGVFGQMVLKGYIYRGLKPVHWSPSSKTALAEAELEYPEGHTSRSIYAAFPVTGLSEAAKSVLGEYLPDLGVAVWTTTPWTIPGNLAVAVNGDLNYAVVEVSRKDAEAQSNFKYLIVAADLVERLAATISAQLTVKANFKGKELEHTTYRHPLYDRESPVVVGGDYITTESGTGLVHTAPGHGQEDYIVGQRYGLPILAPVDDNGNFTEEAGQFAGLNVLGDGNQAVIDALTAAGSLLKEEPYAHKYPYDWRTKKPTIFRATEQWFASVQGFRDEALKAIASVKWIPAQGENRITPMVAERSDWCISRQRAWGVPIPVFYDEATGEPLLNEETINHVQAIIAEKGSDAWWELSVEELLPESYRNNGKSYRRGTDTMDVWFDSGSSWAAVVKQRPELRYPADIYLEGSDQHRGWFQSSLLTSVAVNDIAPYKTVLTHGFALDEQGRKMSKSEGNVVDPNAIIEGGKNQKSDPAYGADVLRLWVSSVDYSGDVRIGKNIIKQLNDVRGKIRNTARFLLGSLHDFDPEKDAIPFEDLPQLDKYMLHRIREVFQEVTEAFDSFQFFRFFQTVQNFCVVDLSNFYLDIAKDRLYISAPNAFRRRSCQTVIHIALENLARAIAPVLCHTAEDIWQYLPYKTPYKSVFEAGWVQVEDKWHNPELAESWQQLRQLRTDVNKVLEQARIEKMIGSSLEAKALIYVKDEKSRTTIATLNPVSGNGIDELRYFFLTSQVELLDSPEKLQDVKYNLQSDNWGIGVVNAEGEKCDRCWNYSTHVGESAKHPLLCERCVSALAGEF